Within the Bacteroidota bacterium genome, the region GCCACGGCGTGCGGACCATCTCGCATGAAGTCGTACGTGGAGGCGTGCACTATCTTGGCGTTGCTCGTGTGGAGGAAGGTTTGGAACTCCGGCAGGATGGCGTTGATACGCCGATTCTTGTCTTCGAAATAGCGCCCGAGGGACAGTGTGAATGGGCGATTTCCGCCGACCTCGAACTAAGTATCAGCTCGCTTGAGCAGGCGCGGTGGCTTGCTTCTCTCGCTCAACGGATGGGCCAGACGCTTCGCGTTCATGCCAAAGTTGATACAGGCATGAGCCGGCTCGGGCTTTCGCACGAAGCAGCCCCGGAGTATATTGAGCAGATGGCGCGTTTGCGAAGGCTCGAGCTTGCAGGCGTGTACAGCCATTTTGCAACGGCAGAGGACGATGATCAGAGTTTTGCCCTCCGGCAATTGCATTGCTTCAATCGTGTACTTGAAGAACTCGACCGGCGCCGCATTACGGTTCCGCTGCGGCACATGGCAAACAGCGCTGCAACTATTACGCTGCCCGATTCTCATTTTGATATGGTCAGACCGGGGATTATGCTCTACGGATACGGCCCAACGAAAGAACTGGCATCCGAGGCTCAGTTGAAGCCCGTCATGTCGTTGTTCTCCCGCATCACGCTGATGAAGAAAGTCCCGGCCGGAACGGCTATTTCGTACGGACGGCGTTTTACGACACAACAAGAAACCTGGATTGCAACCGTGCCCGCGGGTTACGGTGATGGCTATTCGCGCATGCTGACCAACAAAGCCGAGGTTCTCATCCGCGGAAAGCGCTATCCCGTTGTCGGAACAATCTGCATGGATCATTGCATGATTGATGTCGGTACTTCGGGCGAAGTCCGGCTTGGCGACGAGGTGACCCTGTTGGGCGGAACGGGAGACGAATGGATCAGCGCGTGGTCGATTGCAGAACAACTCGGCACTATTCCTTACGAGGTAACCTGTATGGTCAGCGCCCGTGTTCCCCGCACGGTGCTTTCTTGATACTCAGGCTCGCTTTGATTACCATAGTACGCTCCCATCAAGTAAAATCCCTGTGAGTTGAACCCGTGGTTGTTCTTGGAATAGAAACATCATGCGATGAAACATCGGCAGCTGTGCTTGAGAATGGTGTCGTGAAATCCAACGTCATCTCTTCGCAGTTTGTGCATGCAAAGTACGGGGGCGTGGTTCCCGAACTCGCGTCACGTGCCCACCAACGGATGATTATTGACGTGGTGGAAGAGGCGTTGCAACGAGCCGGAATCTCGAAGGATCAACTCTCCGGAGTTGCCGCGACGCAAGGTCCGGGGCTTGTCGGAGCGTTGTTGGTGGGGCTGAATTTCGCCAAAGCAACGGCTTACGGACTGAACATTCCCTTCGTCGGTGTCAACCATATGGAAGGGCATTTGTAC harbors:
- the alr gene encoding alanine racemase, with the translated sequence MNVPVPSIHPTRAIINLAALRHNLHRVKTYVGPMTKIMAVVKSHAYGHGVRTISHEVVRGGVHYLGVARVEEGLELRQDGVDTPILVFEIAPEGQCEWAISADLELSISSLEQARWLASLAQRMGQTLRVHAKVDTGMSRLGLSHEAAPEYIEQMARLRRLELAGVYSHFATAEDDDQSFALRQLHCFNRVLEELDRRRITVPLRHMANSAATITLPDSHFDMVRPGIMLYGYGPTKELASEAQLKPVMSLFSRITLMKKVPAGTAISYGRRFTTQQETWIATVPAGYGDGYSRMLTNKAEVLIRGKRYPVVGTICMDHCMIDVGTSGEVRLGDEVTLLGGTGDEWISAWSIAEQLGTIPYEVTCMVSARVPRTVLS